One window of the Asticcacaulis sp. SL142 genome contains the following:
- a CDS encoding efflux RND transporter periplasmic adaptor subunit, with product MRVYIRTLLGQTGRTALIVGAAGVLLVACGNKNAAQGMGAGGPTEVGIVVVQSEPVTLTTELSGRTSAFLVSEVRPQVGGIVKSRLFEEGSVVSAGQSLYQIDPATYQAAYNSAAAGLAQANASLTSARLLAGRYTELVKINAVSQQANDDAQAALQQAEANVAAQKAAVDNARINLGYTKVLAPISGRIGKSSVTSGALVTASQATPLATIQATDKIYVDINQTTAELLSLQKAVADGSLGASGSADVELILEDGSVYPQKGRLEFSDVTVDPETGSVNLRAIFNNPNGTLLPGMYVRARLTKGVVGQGILVPQAAVQRDPKGNASVMVVGKDNKIEPRPVQIAQMMGDKWVVTSGLQSNDRVVVDGLMKVRGDAPVKPVVVGATESDAPASAAKAPATNAAAAPAKQ from the coding sequence ATGCGCGTTTATATACGCACCCTTTTGGGCCAAACCGGTCGTACTGCGCTGATCGTCGGGGCCGCGGGTGTGCTACTCGTCGCCTGTGGCAATAAGAACGCAGCGCAAGGCATGGGGGCAGGCGGTCCGACTGAGGTCGGTATCGTTGTCGTCCAGAGCGAACCCGTCACCCTGACTACGGAATTATCCGGTCGCACCTCGGCCTTTCTGGTCTCGGAAGTACGCCCGCAGGTTGGTGGTATCGTCAAGTCGCGTCTGTTTGAAGAAGGCTCGGTCGTCAGCGCCGGTCAGTCGCTGTATCAGATCGATCCGGCTACCTATCAGGCAGCCTATAACAGTGCGGCCGCAGGGCTCGCCCAGGCCAATGCCAGCCTGACTTCGGCCAGGCTTCTGGCCGGACGCTATACCGAACTGGTCAAGATTAACGCGGTCTCTCAGCAGGCCAATGACGACGCTCAGGCCGCTTTGCAACAGGCCGAGGCCAATGTCGCGGCTCAAAAGGCGGCTGTGGATAATGCGCGCATCAATCTGGGCTACACAAAGGTTTTGGCGCCAATCTCCGGCCGTATCGGTAAGTCGAGCGTGACCTCAGGTGCGCTGGTGACGGCATCGCAGGCGACCCCGCTGGCGACCATTCAGGCGACCGATAAAATTTACGTCGATATTAATCAGACGACGGCGGAACTGCTCAGTCTGCAAAAAGCTGTGGCAGACGGATCGCTGGGGGCGTCAGGCAGTGCCGATGTCGAGCTTATCCTCGAAGACGGCAGTGTCTATCCGCAAAAGGGTCGGCTGGAATTTTCCGATGTGACGGTCGATCCGGAAACCGGGTCCGTTAACCTGCGCGCCATTTTCAATAACCCCAACGGTACGCTTCTGCCGGGGATGTATGTGCGTGCTCGCCTGACCAAGGGTGTGGTGGGGCAGGGCATTCTGGTGCCGCAAGCCGCCGTGCAGCGTGACCCGAAGGGTAATGCCTCGGTCATGGTTGTCGGTAAAGACAATAAGATTGAGCCGCGTCCGGTTCAGATCGCTCAGATGATGGGCGACAAGTGGGTCGTCACCAGCGGTCTGCAATCCAATGACCGCGTGGTGGTTGACGGCCTGATGAAGGTGCGTGGTGATGCGCCGGTCAAACCGGTCGTGGTGGGGGCTACGGAATCCGATGCACCCGCTTCGGCAGCCAAAGCCCCGGCGACTAATGCCGCTGCCGCTCCGGCCAAGCAATAG
- a CDS encoding efflux RND transporter permease subunit — MLSRFFIDRPVFAWVVAIVIMLAGLLAIRTLPISQYPEIALPQVSVSATYPGASAQTVEDSVTQIIEQRMQGLDGLEYMNSTSDASGSATVTLTFDAGTDIDIAQVQVQNKLQSALALLPQEVQQQGVRVNKSARNFLMVVAMYSDDPNVTNSDLGDYMASNLQDPLSRVQGVGEVQLFGAQYAMRIWLNPGQLTNYSLTPNDVINAIQAQNAQVSAGQIGGLPATEGVALNATITAQSRLQTVEQFNNIIVKNATDGAIVHLRDVARVELGSESYGSKALYNGKPAAGMAIRLAPGGNALETAEAVKHRMDELKGNFPAGYQYVVPYDSSPFIELSIHEVVKTLVEAVVLVFIVMFLFLQNWRATIIPTIAVPVVLLGTFAILAAFGYSINTLTMFGMVLAIGLLVDDAIVVVENVERVMAEEGLSPVAATRKSMDEITGALVGIGLVLSAVFVPMAFFGGSQGVIYRQFSITIVSAMTLSVIVALVLTPALCATLLKPVAKGHGLTERGFFGWFNKSFNSASHKYQGMVGKILGQSGRYMVVFAVVVALVGFLFTRVPSSFLPDEDQGIIFTLVQLPAGATEDRTQGVLKQIQNHFSKDEAVLSTFTISGFSFSGAGQNAGLAFVRLKDFDERKAPNLKAQAVAGRAMGAFASIRDAMVFAVIPPAVSELGNSTGFDFQLKDVGGVGHDTLLAARNQVLGMAAQNPVLAGVRPNGQEDTPQLKVTIDHAKAGAMGISIADINSALSSAWGGSYVNDFVDRGRVKKVYVQADAPYRMRPEDLNNWYVRNASGQMVPFTAFATADWAFGAQRLERYNGVSSMNIQGTASPGNSTGTAMAAMEDIASKLPAGIGYEWTGLSAQERESGNQAPALYAISIVVVFLLLAALYESWSIPLSVIMVIPLGVLGALLATMLRGGSNDIYFQVGLLTTIGLSSKNAILIVEFAKQLHEQGKGLVEATLEAVRIRLRPIIMTSLAFSFGITPLVISNGAGSGAQHAIGTGLLGGVIAATILGIFFIPLFFVLVQKIFKADEKHMAKLMREREATGLPPTTDDPRDHGGH; from the coding sequence ATGTTATCGCGTTTCTTTATCGACAGGCCCGTCTTTGCGTGGGTCGTTGCCATTGTCATCATGCTGGCGGGTTTGCTGGCTATTCGTACGCTGCCGATATCGCAGTATCCTGAGATTGCCCTGCCGCAGGTGTCGGTGTCGGCGACCTATCCAGGTGCTTCGGCCCAGACGGTTGAAGACAGCGTTACTCAGATTATCGAGCAGCGGATGCAAGGCCTTGATGGCCTGGAATATATGAATTCGACCTCGGATGCGTCGGGTTCGGCCACCGTCACCCTGACCTTTGATGCGGGCACAGACATCGATATCGCTCAGGTGCAGGTGCAAAATAAACTGCAATCGGCTCTGGCCCTGTTACCGCAGGAAGTGCAGCAGCAGGGGGTTCGCGTCAACAAATCGGCACGGAACTTCCTGATGGTTGTGGCCATGTATTCCGATGACCCCAATGTCACCAATTCTGACCTTGGCGATTATATGGCGTCAAATCTTCAGGACCCGCTCAGCCGGGTTCAGGGGGTGGGCGAAGTGCAGTTGTTCGGGGCGCAGTACGCTATGCGTATCTGGCTTAATCCTGGCCAACTGACAAACTATAGCCTGACGCCAAATGATGTTATCAATGCCATTCAGGCCCAGAATGCTCAGGTCTCCGCCGGTCAGATCGGTGGACTGCCCGCCACAGAAGGCGTGGCTCTGAACGCCACCATTACCGCCCAGTCTCGCCTTCAGACGGTGGAGCAGTTTAACAATATCATCGTCAAGAATGCGACCGATGGCGCGATCGTTCATCTGCGCGATGTAGCGCGCGTCGAACTGGGTTCGGAAAGCTATGGATCAAAAGCGCTCTATAACGGTAAGCCTGCCGCGGGTATGGCTATTCGTCTGGCCCCGGGCGGTAATGCGCTAGAGACTGCCGAAGCGGTCAAGCACCGCATGGATGAACTGAAAGGCAATTTCCCGGCGGGCTACCAATATGTTGTGCCTTACGATTCCTCGCCGTTCATCGAACTGTCGATCCATGAAGTCGTAAAGACCCTGGTCGAGGCGGTTGTGCTGGTGTTCATCGTTATGTTCCTGTTCCTGCAGAACTGGCGCGCGACGATCATTCCAACCATCGCGGTGCCGGTGGTTCTGCTGGGGACGTTTGCAATTCTGGCAGCCTTTGGCTATTCGATCAACACCCTGACTATGTTCGGCATGGTTCTGGCTATCGGTCTGCTGGTCGATGACGCCATCGTGGTCGTTGAAAACGTAGAGCGGGTGATGGCGGAGGAAGGGCTATCGCCGGTTGCCGCCACGCGTAAATCTATGGATGAAATCACCGGCGCTCTGGTCGGTATCGGTCTGGTGCTGTCGGCGGTGTTTGTGCCTATGGCCTTCTTTGGTGGCTCGCAGGGCGTGATCTATCGCCAGTTCTCAATCACCATCGTCTCGGCCATGACTTTGTCGGTCATCGTGGCACTGGTGCTGACGCCGGCGCTGTGTGCGACCCTGCTTAAGCCGGTGGCCAAAGGCCACGGCCTGACGGAGCGCGGTTTCTTCGGCTGGTTCAACAAATCGTTCAATTCTGCCTCCCATAAGTATCAGGGTATGGTTGGCAAAATTCTGGGCCAAAGCGGCCGCTACATGGTGGTGTTTGCCGTCGTTGTGGCGCTGGTGGGCTTCCTATTCACCCGTGTGCCCTCGTCATTTCTGCCCGATGAAGATCAGGGGATTATCTTTACGCTGGTTCAATTGCCTGCCGGTGCGACGGAAGATCGTACTCAGGGCGTTCTAAAGCAGATACAAAATCATTTCTCCAAGGATGAAGCTGTCTTGTCGACCTTTACCATATCGGGCTTCAGCTTCTCCGGTGCCGGTCAAAACGCCGGTTTGGCCTTTGTACGCCTGAAGGATTTTGATGAGCGTAAAGCCCCTAACCTCAAGGCGCAGGCTGTCGCCGGACGCGCCATGGGTGCCTTTGCCAGTATCCGCGATGCGATGGTGTTTGCGGTTATCCCTCCGGCTGTGTCTGAGCTTGGGAACTCAACGGGCTTTGATTTTCAGCTTAAGGATGTCGGCGGTGTGGGGCATGATACCCTGCTGGCTGCGCGTAATCAGGTGCTCGGCATGGCGGCGCAAAATCCAGTGCTTGCGGGCGTGCGTCCTAACGGTCAGGAAGATACGCCTCAATTAAAAGTCACTATCGACCACGCCAAGGCGGGCGCTATGGGCATCAGCATCGCTGATATCAATTCGGCGCTGTCGTCAGCGTGGGGTGGTTCTTACGTCAACGATTTCGTCGATCGTGGCCGGGTCAAGAAGGTCTATGTGCAGGCGGATGCGCCTTACCGCATGCGTCCGGAAGACCTGAACAACTGGTATGTGCGTAACGCATCCGGTCAGATGGTGCCGTTTACGGCCTTTGCCACGGCCGACTGGGCTTTCGGGGCTCAACGTCTGGAACGCTATAACGGTGTCTCGTCGATGAACATTCAAGGCACGGCATCGCCCGGCAACTCGACCGGTACAGCCATGGCGGCCATGGAAGATATCGCCTCTAAACTGCCTGCGGGTATTGGCTATGAGTGGACCGGTCTGTCGGCTCAGGAACGCGAATCCGGCAATCAGGCCCCAGCCCTTTATGCCATCTCTATTGTAGTGGTGTTCCTGTTGCTGGCGGCGCTTTATGAAAGCTGGTCGATCCCGCTGTCAGTCATTATGGTCATTCCACTTGGTGTTTTGGGGGCGCTTTTGGCCACCATGCTGCGCGGCGGATCGAACGATATCTACTTCCAGGTCGGATTGCTGACCACCATTGGCCTGTCGTCAAAGAATGCCATTCTGATTGTGGAGTTCGCCAAGCAACTGCATGAGCAGGGCAAAGGACTGGTCGAGGCGACGCTTGAGGCCGTCCGTATCCGTCTGCGTCCGATAATCATGACGTCGCTGGCTTTCTCCTTCGGGATCACGCCGTTGGTTATCTCGAACGGGGCAGGGTCGGGGGCGCAGCACGCCATCGGTACGGGCCTGCTGGGTGGAGTTATCGCCGCGACTATTTTGGGGATATTCTTCATCCCCTTGTTCTTTGTTCTCGTACAAAAAATATTCAAGGCTGACGAAAAACACATGGCCAAGCTTATGCGTGAGCGTGAAGCGACGGGCCTGCCGCCGACCACCGATGATCCGCGCGATCATGGCGGGCATTAA
- a CDS encoding efflux transporter outer membrane subunit translates to MTRTKSVVRLTTTSVLGALALSACTLAPKYERPLMPVAQSWPIAPDTTGTASAESLPWKDVFLDPALQSTIDLALKNNRDLRQAVLNVELARAQYRIQRASLVPALDAAVSGTKADTPASGETESYSANLGLSYELDLFGRVRSLSRAALESYFATDEARRAAQISLMAETANAWLALAADQDLLRLSRDTLKAREDGYNLTKRSFDLGVADQLQLRQLEILTEQARSDVATLTAQVERDKNALTLLVGSEIPADYLPTSFPQTGAVRSDLSVGLPSEVLINRPDVVAAEHDLKSQNANIGAARAAFFPRISLTGSTGSVSPEFGDLFSSGTSTWSFTPQVSVPIFAGGANLANLRGAKVQRDILVAAYEKAIQSAFRDVADALATKSTIDQQISASERVVAAATDSQRLAQARFDRGVDSYITQLDSQRTLYQSQQGLIQARYNRSANLVDLYRALGGGLVSEAGADVAAANQ, encoded by the coding sequence ATGACGCGTACAAAATCTGTTGTCCGGCTCACGACAACCAGCGTGCTGGGGGCTTTAGCCCTCAGCGCCTGCACCCTGGCACCGAAATATGAGCGTCCGCTCATGCCGGTCGCCCAAAGCTGGCCGATCGCACCGGATACGACCGGTACGGCTTCGGCCGAAAGCCTGCCGTGGAAGGATGTCTTCCTTGATCCGGCGCTTCAAAGCACGATTGATCTGGCGCTAAAAAATAACCGCGACTTACGTCAGGCGGTGCTTAATGTTGAGCTGGCCCGCGCCCAGTACCGTATTCAGCGGGCATCGCTGGTGCCCGCCCTTGATGCCGCGGTATCGGGCACCAAGGCGGACACACCGGCTTCGGGCGAGACCGAAAGCTATAGCGCCAATCTGGGGCTTTCCTACGAGCTTGACCTGTTTGGCCGGGTGCGTTCGCTCAGCCGGGCGGCGTTAGAAAGCTATTTTGCCACCGACGAAGCCCGTCGCGCGGCCCAGATTTCCCTCATGGCGGAAACAGCCAATGCCTGGCTGGCGCTGGCGGCGGATCAGGATCTCCTGCGTTTGTCGCGTGATACGCTCAAGGCGCGCGAGGACGGCTATAACCTGACCAAGCGCAGCTTTGATCTGGGCGTGGCCGATCAGCTTCAGTTGCGTCAGCTTGAAATCCTGACGGAGCAGGCGCGGTCTGATGTCGCCACGCTGACGGCGCAGGTTGAGCGCGATAAAAACGCCCTGACCCTGCTGGTCGGTTCGGAAATTCCGGCGGACTATCTGCCGACGTCATTCCCGCAAACCGGTGCGGTGCGCTCTGACCTATCGGTCGGTTTGCCGTCTGAGGTGCTGATCAATCGTCCGGATGTCGTGGCGGCTGAACACGATCTCAAATCGCAAAATGCCAATATCGGTGCGGCGCGCGCGGCCTTTTTCCCGCGTATTTCGCTGACGGGGTCTACGGGATCGGTCAGCCCGGAATTTGGGGACCTGTTCTCAAGCGGGACATCGACCTGGAGTTTTACGCCGCAGGTGTCAGTGCCGATCTTTGCCGGTGGTGCCAATCTGGCTAATCTGCGCGGGGCCAAAGTTCAACGTGATATTCTGGTCGCGGCCTATGAAAAGGCGATCCAGAGCGCGTTCCGTGATGTAGCCGATGCGTTGGCTACCAAATCGACGATCGATCAGCAGATCAGCGCGTCTGAGCGGGTCGTGGCGGCGGCAACCGACAGCCAAAGACTGGCTCAGGCCCGCTTTGATCGCGGCGTGGACAGCTATATCACCCAGCTGGATTCACAACGCACCCTGTATCAGTCTCAGCAGGGCCTCATTCAGGCGCGCTATAATCGCTCGGCCAATCTGGTCGATCTTTATCGCGCTCTGGGCGGCGGTCTGGTGTCTGAGGCCGGGGCCGACGTGGCGGCGGCCAATCAGTAA